The Thiothrix subterranea genome has a segment encoding these proteins:
- a CDS encoding arylamine N-acetyltransferase family protein, translated as MIAETFNLTAYCQRIGYTGELRPDLATVQALMQHQLRSVPFENLDVLAGKPISLNPADIVAKIVGKQRGGYCYEVNGLFAMALQALQIPYQFVAARPMFYPMKRPRTHMALLVTLDGVEWLCDLGFGSYGIRAPLRLDVLETPIPQGCDTFMLSEEGGDIVLKAQVDGAWVKQYGFNRCPVEWIDFAPANWLNSTHPDAVFTQKPLVVRFTVSGRNILFGDSFKQVKEGITTQRTLALHEQTAVLAEHFGIKHFKK; from the coding sequence ATGATTGCCGAAACCTTCAACCTCACTGCTTACTGCCAGCGCATCGGCTACACGGGTGAATTACGCCCCGACCTTGCCACCGTGCAAGCCTTGATGCAACACCAGTTGCGCAGTGTACCCTTTGAAAATCTGGATGTATTGGCAGGCAAACCCATTTCCCTCAACCCCGCCGACATCGTAGCGAAAATCGTTGGCAAGCAGCGCGGCGGCTACTGCTACGAAGTCAACGGGCTGTTTGCAATGGCACTGCAAGCGTTGCAAATCCCTTATCAATTCGTTGCCGCCCGCCCGATGTTTTACCCCATGAAACGCCCGCGTACCCACATGGCCTTGCTGGTCACGCTGGACGGAGTGGAATGGCTGTGTGATTTGGGTTTTGGCAGTTACGGCATCCGCGCACCGCTGCGGCTGGATGTGCTGGAAACGCCAATCCCTCAAGGTTGCGACACTTTCATGCTGAGTGAGGAAGGTGGCGATATTGTCCTCAAAGCGCAAGTGGATGGTGCATGGGTGAAGCAATACGGCTTTAATCGTTGCCCAGTCGAGTGGATTGATTTTGCTCCGGCAAACTGGTTGAACTCTACCCATCCTGACGCGGTGTTTACCCAGAAACCGTTGGTGGTGCGCTTCACGGTCAGTGGGCGCAACATCCTGTTTGGTGACAGTTTCAAACAAGTGAAGGAAGGTATTACTACGCAACGCACCCTTGCCCTACACGAACAGACTGCGGTATTGGCGGAACATTTCGGTATCAAACACTTTAAAAAGTAA
- a CDS encoding NGK_0946 family protein, whose amino-acid sequence MKTIHFSPVLLASVLLFSGCASTGGNNITATSINSAASKPGAIMSQAQAEQINRQQVARMNEAETQMAGNAAARDGVDTSLHGINAVAETAVNVGSSLKALELLNRF is encoded by the coding sequence ATGAAAACCATCCATTTTTCACCTGTTCTTTTAGCCTCTGTTTTGCTGTTTAGCGGTTGTGCTTCTACGGGTGGTAACAACATTACGGCGACCAGTATTAATAGTGCCGCGAGCAAACCCGGTGCGATTATGTCTCAAGCTCAAGCGGAGCAGATTAACCGCCAGCAAGTAGCGCGAATGAATGAAGCCGAAACGCAAATGGCCGGTAATGCCGCAGCCCGTGATGGCGTAGATACTTCACTGCACGGCATCAATGCCGTGGCTGAAACCGCAGTGAATGTTGGCTCTTCGCTCAAGGCACTGGAATTATTGAACCGTTTCTAA
- the alkB gene encoding DNA oxidative demethylase AlkB, with product MNLDLFNTPPEPWTEPLSPGALVLRQYATAHTDSLLAGIHAIAAHAPFRQMQTPGGYTMSVAMTNCGTAGWITDRKGYRYSTTDPLSGQAWPALPADFRSLAQAAALAAGFPAFQPDACLINRYPVGAKMALHQDHDERDLTAPIVSVSLGLPATFLWGGLQRSDKAVKVPLLHGDVVVWGGAARLVFHGIAPLKAGQHPLLGEVRINLTFRQAL from the coding sequence ATGAACCTCGACCTCTTCAACACCCCGCCCGAACCGTGGACTGAACCCTTAAGCCCCGGTGCGCTGGTATTGCGCCAATACGCCACCGCCCACACCGACAGCTTGCTGGCAGGCATCCACGCCATTGCTGCCCACGCCCCGTTCCGGCAGATGCAAACGCCCGGCGGCTATACGATGTCGGTGGCGATGACCAATTGCGGCACGGCGGGCTGGATCACCGACCGCAAAGGCTACCGCTACAGCACCACCGACCCGCTGAGTGGGCAAGCGTGGCCTGCGCTGCCAGCGGATTTCCGCAGCTTGGCGCAAGCCGCAGCACTGGCGGCAGGTTTCCCCGCATTCCAGCCGGATGCTTGCCTGATCAACCGCTATCCGGTGGGGGCGAAAATGGCACTGCATCAGGATCACGACGAACGCGACCTGACCGCGCCGATTGTGTCGGTGTCGTTGGGTTTGCCCGCAACATTCTTGTGGGGCGGATTGCAGCGCAGTGACAAGGCGGTGAAAGTGCCATTGCTGCACGGCGATGTGGTGGTGTGGGGCGGGGCAGCGCGGTTGGTATTCCACGGCATTGCGCCACTCAAGGCGGGGCAACATCCGCTGCTGGGTGAAGTGCGTATCAACCTGACGTTTCGGCAAGCGTTGTGA
- a CDS encoding AAA family ATPase, protein MKIPYGESNFKTVISGGYVYVDKTATITQLEEAGKYLFLLRPRRFGKSLFLSMLEYYYDVAYREEFDNLFGRLAIGQNPTPLHNSYQVLFMDFSGIDTDEGHDTILQRINEKLDSHLQHFLRRYSYPETFQREVLAKTSPAAKMQHFWDLMSGQKLLLLIDEYDHFANSILAADMKLFLRVMGKGGFVRSFYETLKTATQRGTLDRLFVTGVTPIMLDSMTSGFNIGQNLSLHEAFNEAIGFTKTEVSSLLQPLADSCPVALEQLLADVTRWYNGYRFNIKAPETVYNANMVLYFVKNFDLRRCTYPKPMMDENIASDYGKIMGMFSIGNRDENFAVLDELINQGAVQASQRRKFEFDKGFDRDDFISLLAYMGFVTLQNETLAGETFVIPNYAIREFYFHYFKVELERRNQISIPNQALRLAVEKLALYADIQPLMDEMVRALQLLSNRDAMGMDEKHVKVLLLTLLYQTQIYFVQSERELNRRYPDILLLERNPIAVPHQHLIELKYSKKSDKAAGWAAKKQEGMEQVQGYLQLPEIAALQNLVAWLLVTDGERVEVVTF, encoded by the coding sequence ATGAAAATCCCCTACGGCGAAAGCAATTTCAAAACCGTCATCAGCGGTGGTTATGTTTATGTCGACAAGACTGCGACAATTACCCAGTTGGAAGAAGCAGGCAAATACCTGTTTCTGCTGCGCCCGCGCCGTTTTGGTAAAAGCCTGTTTTTATCGATGCTCGAATATTATTACGACGTGGCGTATCGGGAGGAATTCGATAACCTGTTTGGTCGGTTGGCTATTGGGCAGAATCCCACGCCGTTGCACAACAGCTATCAGGTGCTGTTTATGGATTTCAGCGGCATTGATACCGATGAGGGACATGACACGATTCTCCAGCGCATCAATGAGAAACTGGATAGCCACCTGCAACATTTTTTGCGGCGTTATTCTTATCCTGAAACGTTTCAACGCGAAGTGCTGGCAAAAACCTCACCCGCTGCCAAAATGCAGCATTTCTGGGACTTAATGTCCGGGCAAAAACTGCTGCTGCTGATCGACGAATACGACCATTTTGCTAACAGCATTCTCGCCGCTGATATGAAACTGTTCTTGCGGGTCATGGGCAAGGGTGGCTTTGTGCGCAGCTTCTACGAAACGCTCAAAACCGCTACACAACGCGGTACGCTGGATCGGCTGTTCGTCACCGGCGTTACCCCCATTATGCTGGATAGCATGACCAGCGGTTTTAACATTGGGCAAAATCTCTCGCTGCATGAAGCTTTCAACGAAGCGATTGGTTTTACCAAAACAGAAGTCAGCAGCCTGTTGCAACCGTTGGCAGACAGTTGCCCGGTGGCGTTGGAACAGTTGCTGGCGGACGTAACCCGCTGGTACAACGGCTACCGTTTCAACATCAAAGCCCCTGAAACGGTTTACAACGCCAATATGGTGCTGTATTTCGTGAAGAATTTTGATCTGCGCCGTTGTACTTATCCCAAGCCAATGATGGATGAAAATATTGCCTCCGATTACGGCAAAATCATGGGCATGTTCAGTATTGGTAATCGTGATGAAAATTTCGCAGTGCTGGATGAGCTGATTAATCAGGGCGCAGTGCAGGCTTCACAACGCCGCAAATTTGAATTCGACAAAGGTTTTGATCGCGATGATTTCATCAGCTTACTCGCCTACATGGGCTTTGTGACCCTACAAAATGAAACCTTGGCGGGCGAAACATTCGTCATTCCCAATTACGCCATCCGCGAATTCTACTTCCATTATTTCAAAGTGGAACTGGAACGCCGCAACCAGATCAGCATCCCCAATCAGGCATTGCGGCTGGCAGTGGAAAAGCTCGCGCTGTACGCCGACATTCAGCCCTTGATGGATGAAATGGTGCGTGCTTTGCAACTGCTTTCCAACCGCGATGCGATGGGGATGGATGAAAAGCACGTCAAGGTGTTGCTGCTGACGCTGTTGTACCAGACGCAAATCTATTTCGTGCAAAGCGAACGTGAACTCAACCGCCGTTACCCCGACATTTTGCTGCTAGAACGCAACCCCATCGCGGTGCCTCACCAGCATTTGATTGAGCTGAAATACAGCAAAAAAAGCGACAAGGCAGCGGGTTGGGCAGCCAAAAAGCAGGAAGGCATGGAGCAGGTGCAAGGCTATTTGCAACTGCCAGAAATTGCCGCGTTGCAAAACCTCGTTGCATGGCTGCTGGTGACGGATGGCGAGCGGGTGGAAGTGGTGACGTTCTAA
- a CDS encoding GNAT family N-acetyltransferase, with amino-acid sequence MQIVEIQDPADEDIAPILQGVMDYGLSQIQGVLPVRKAFHLKVDGRLIGGATVKIHFTKCYLDNMWVDEKYRGNGYGACLLEKVAECAANHACNAIYLT; translated from the coding sequence ATGCAAATAGTAGAAATTCAAGACCCTGCTGACGAGGATATAGCGCCTATCCTGCAAGGCGTGATGGACTATGGCCTATCCCAAATACAGGGCGTTCTTCCCGTCAGGAAGGCTTTTCACTTGAAGGTAGATGGACGGCTTATTGGAGGGGCAACTGTAAAAATCCACTTCACTAAATGTTATCTGGACAATATGTGGGTAGATGAAAAATACCGAGGCAACGGATATGGCGCGTGTTTACTCGAAAAAGTAGCAGAATGTGCGGCAAATCATGCGTGCAATGCCATCTATTTAACCTGA
- a CDS encoding helix-turn-helix domain-containing protein — MAQNNRVSISVAAFSGVNVVCGYSHSPMKGCALPYPELRLSIKLAQIGVSTPQICESLGISPQYVSKWKHRFQNEGVVCLRVAYRGSQSFLTDAQREVVLAWIGQHESLRLEELCSYLEVNYGIT; from the coding sequence ATGGCACAGAATAACCGTGTTAGCATCTCAGTAGCAGCCTTTAGTGGGGTCAATGTGGTGTGTGGTTACTCACATTCTCCCATGAAAGGCTGCGCCTTACCTTATCCCGAACTCAGGTTAAGTATAAAACTGGCACAAATAGGTGTATCCACGCCCCAAATTTGCGAGTCATTGGGTATCTCCCCGCAGTACGTGAGCAAATGGAAACACCGTTTCCAAAATGAAGGTGTGGTGTGCTTGCGTGTTGCTTATCGGGGTAGCCAAAGCTTTCTAACGGATGCCCAGAGGGAAGTTGTCCTCGCTTGGATTGGTCAACACGAAAGCCTGCGTTTGGAAGAACTGTGCAGTTACTTGGAAGTGAATTACGGCATCACCTAA
- a CDS encoding transposase: MLDGHRSIKQIHTYADRHLRDWFPALPSYPAYVMRLNRLADLFAPLLERIQSQVPPTDGKLLVDSFPVALARQGHRFKACVAANIADHGYCATKKLYFYGVRVHVIGRKQAGTLPTPEYIGLLPASAPDGKVFDQIRPVLKQEEVFGDKAYQRPDAADVEQSQQLTVLTPVKKKKGQRYLDADEQWLSTAVSQVRQPIETLFAWIERKTGIEVASNVRSYQGLLVHVFGRLAAALFFWNQLRKCP, encoded by the coding sequence TTGCTGGACGGTCATCGCAGCATCAAACAGATTCATACTTATGCCGATCGCCATTTACGGGACTGGTTCCCCGCGTTGCCGAGTTATCCTGCTTATGTGATGCGCCTGAACCGTTTGGCTGACCTGTTCGCCCCGCTATTGGAGCGCATCCAGTCTCAGGTTCCTCCAACGGATGGCAAACTGCTAGTGGACTCTTTCCCCGTTGCGTTGGCAAGACAGGGGCATCGCTTCAAAGCTTGTGTCGCTGCCAATATTGCTGATCATGGCTACTGTGCGACGAAAAAACTGTATTTTTATGGGGTACGTGTTCATGTCATTGGACGTAAACAAGCGGGAACGTTGCCCACACCCGAATACATCGGTTTGCTGCCTGCCAGCGCACCGGATGGCAAAGTGTTTGACCAAATTAGACCTGTCCTGAAGCAGGAGGAAGTCTTCGGTGACAAAGCGTATCAGCGACCGGATGCTGCCGATGTTGAACAATCCCAGCAACTGACCGTGCTCACACCGGTCAAAAAGAAAAAGGGACAACGCTATCTGGATGCCGATGAGCAATGGCTGTCAACCGCTGTGTCACAAGTACGCCAACCGATTGAAACGCTGTTTGCTTGGATTGAGAGGAAAACCGGTATTGAAGTTGCCTCAAATGTACGTTCATACCAAGGATTGCTCGTTCATGTATTTGGACGATTAGCTGCCGCTCTGTTTTTCTGGAATCAGCTACGAAAATGCCCTTAA
- a CDS encoding IS982 family transposase: MLTRLFCAIDDFCQDFHPEWNKTLLTPKGGHRRRHSGLGDSEIMTILVHYHQVGYRTFKWYYERHVKVFLKGHFPQLPSYQRFIELMPRVLLPLTLFMQQRCETGRGIAFIDSTPLKVCENLRIPRHHTFRKEAGWGKSSTGWFYGFKLHLVVDDCGNILSFAITSGNTDDRKPVPTLLKKVVGKVFGDRGYISKALTESLAEQGVEWITSLKKNMKPVARDTFDTLMLRKRSIIETINDQLKNISQIEHSRHRSLTNYMINIIAGLVAYAYTNQCHKMAF; this comes from the coding sequence ATGCTAACACGGTTATTCTGTGCCATTGACGATTTTTGTCAGGACTTTCATCCCGAATGGAACAAAACGTTATTGACCCCGAAAGGCGGGCATCGTCGTCGCCACAGTGGTCTTGGCGATAGTGAAATTATGACGATTTTGGTGCATTACCACCAAGTGGGGTATCGTACTTTCAAGTGGTATTATGAGCGTCATGTCAAAGTATTTCTTAAGGGTCATTTCCCGCAACTCCCTAGTTATCAACGTTTTATTGAGTTAATGCCGCGTGTTCTTTTGCCACTAACCCTGTTTATGCAGCAACGCTGTGAAACGGGACGAGGTATTGCCTTCATAGACTCTACCCCCTTGAAAGTCTGTGAAAATTTGCGTATTCCACGCCATCACACCTTTCGCAAAGAGGCAGGGTGGGGTAAATCGTCAACAGGCTGGTTTTATGGGTTCAAACTTCATTTGGTCGTGGATGACTGCGGCAATATTTTATCGTTTGCCATTACTTCGGGTAATACCGATGACCGTAAGCCCGTTCCCACGTTGCTGAAAAAAGTGGTCGGCAAAGTCTTTGGTGATCGTGGCTACATTTCCAAGGCATTGACAGAATCGTTGGCAGAGCAAGGGGTTGAATGGATTACCTCGCTGAAGAAAAACATGAAACCCGTGGCGCGTGACACGTTCGATACACTGATGTTGCGTAAACGGAGCATCATCGAAACCATCAATGATCAGTTGAAAAATATTTCACAAATTGAGCATTCACGCCACCGTTCACTCACTAACTATATGATTAACATCATTGCTGGCTTGGTGGCTTATGCCTATACCAATCAGTGCCATAAAATGGCTTTCTAG
- a CDS encoding AAA family ATPase yields MKIPYGESNFKKVMTDGFVYIDKTHYITTLETIGSHLFLLRPRRFGKSLFLSMLEYYYDVAYRDEFATLFGRLAIGQNPTPLHNSYQVLFMDFSGIDTDEGHDTILQRINEKLDSHLQHFLRRYAYPETFQREVLAKTSPAAKMQHFWDLMSGQKLLLLIDEYDHFANSILAADMKLFLRVMGKGGFVRSFYETLKTATQRGTLDRLFVTGVTPIMLDSMTSGFNIGQNLSLHEAFNEAIGFTKAEVSSLLQPLADSCPVALEQLLADVTRWYNGYRFNIKAPETVYNANMVLYFVKNFDLRRCTYPKPMMDENIASDYGKIMGMFSIGNRDENFAVLDELINQGAVQASQRRKFEFDKGFDRDDFISLLAYMGFVTLQNETLAGETFVIPNYAIREFYFHYFKVELERRNQISIPNQALRLAVEKLALYADIQPLMDEMVRALQLLSNRDAMGMDEKHVKVLLLTLLYQTQIYFVQSERELNRRYPDILLLERNPIAVPHQHLIELKYSKKSDKAAGWAAKKQEGMEQVQGYLQLPEIAALQNLVAWLLVTDGERVEVVTFA; encoded by the coding sequence ATGAAAATCCCCTACGGCGAAAGCAATTTCAAAAAAGTCATGACGGACGGTTTTGTCTACATCGACAAAACCCACTACATCACAACCTTGGAAACCATCGGCAGCCACTTGTTTCTGCTACGCCCGCGCCGTTTTGGTAAAAGCCTGTTTTTGTCGATGCTCGAATATTATTACGACGTGGCGTATCGGGATGAATTCGCTACCCTGTTTGGTCGCCTGGCTATTGGGCAAAATCCCACCCCGTTGCACAACAGCTATCAGGTGCTGTTCATGGATTTCAGCGGCATTGATACCGACGAGGGGCATGACACGATTCTCCAGCGTATCAATGAGAAACTGGATAGCCACCTGCAACATTTTTTGCGGCGTTATGCTTATCCTGAAACGTTTCAACGTGAAGTGCTGGCGAAAACCTCACCCGCTGCCAAAATGCAGCATTTTTGGGACTTGATGTCCGGGCAAAAGCTGCTACTGTTGATCGACGAATACGACCATTTTGCCAACAGCATCTTGGCTGCTGATATGAAACTGTTCTTGCGTGTCATGGGCAAAGGCGGCTTTGTGCGCAGCTTTTACGAAACGCTCAAAACCGCCACACAACGGGGCACGCTGGATCGGCTGTTCGTCACCGGCGTTACCCCCATTATGCTCGACAGCATGACCAGCGGTTTCAACATCGGGCAAAATCTCTCGCTGCATGAAGCTTTCAACGAAGCGATTGGTTTTACCAAAGCGGAAGTCAGCAGCCTGTTGCAACCGTTGGCAGACAGTTGCCCGGTGGCGTTGGAACAGTTGCTGGCGGACGTAACCCGCTGGTACAACGGCTACCGTTTCAACATCAAAGCCCCTGAAACGGTTTACAACGCCAATATGGTGCTGTATTTCGTGAAGAATTTTGATCTGCGCCGTTGTACTTATCCCAAGCCAATGATGGATGAAAATATTGCCTCCGATTACGGCAAAATCATGGGTATGTTCAGTATTGGTAATCGTGATGAAAATTTCGCAGTGCTGGATGAGCTGATTAATCAGGGCGCAGTGCAGGCTTCACAACGCCGCAAATTTGAATTCGACAAAGGTTTTGATCGCGATGATTTCATCAGCTTACTCGCCTATATGGGCTTTGTGACCCTACAAAATGAAACGTTGGCGGGCGAAACATTCGTCATTCCCAATTACGCCATCCGCGAATTCTACTTCCATTATTTCAAAGTGGAACTGGAACGCCGCAACCAGATCAGCATCCCCAATCAGGCATTGCGGCTGGCAGTGGAAAAGCTCGCGCTGTACGCCGACATTCAGCCCTTGATGGATGAAATGGTGCGTGCTTTGCAACTGCTTTCCAACCGCGATGCGATGGGGATGGATGAAAAGCACGTCAAGGTGTTGCTGCTGACGCTGTTGTACCAGACGCAAATCTATTTCGTGCAAAGCGAACGTGAACTCAACCGCCGTTACCCCGACATTTTGCTGCTAGAACGCAACCCCATCGCGGTGCCTCACCAGCATTTGATTGAGCTGAAATACAGCAAGAAAAGCGACAAGGCAGCGGGTTGGGCAGCCAAAAAGCAGGAAGGCATGGAGCAGGTGCAAGGCTATTTGCAACTGCCAGAAATTGCCGCGTTGCAAAACCTCGTTGCATGGCTGCTGGTGACGGATGGCGAGCGGGTGGAAGTGGTTACGTTCGCTTAA
- a CDS encoding DUF2975 domain-containing protein: protein MKFNTSHLKHWLAPAAKVIAALLLLSNALLWWLPDGQALVVKHFATLTTETLQLTPFALGMGWGVSTLHLLIMVFGIWAMAGVFRLLAQRDYFHPDIATELQCFAWMLVVFGVTSPVARLLTVLVLTLENPEGHQVIAVSFEMNDVLLVLIGALMVMLAHALQAAAAIADDNRQIV, encoded by the coding sequence ATGAAATTCAATACTTCCCACCTGAAACATTGGCTGGCACCGGCGGCAAAAGTAATTGCGGCATTGCTGCTCTTATCCAACGCGCTGCTGTGGTGGCTGCCCGATGGACAAGCACTTGTCGTTAAACATTTTGCCACCTTGACCACGGAAACTTTGCAGTTGACCCCGTTCGCGCTGGGTATGGGGTGGGGCGTTTCCACGCTGCACCTGTTGATTATGGTCTTTGGGATTTGGGCGATGGCGGGCGTGTTTCGCTTATTGGCGCAACGCGATTATTTCCACCCAGACATTGCGACGGAATTGCAGTGTTTCGCGTGGATGTTGGTGGTGTTTGGCGTGACCAGCCCCGTGGCGCGGCTCTTGACGGTGTTGGTGCTAACGCTTGAAAATCCCGAAGGGCATCAGGTGATAGCAGTTAGTTTTGAGATGAATGATGTGCTGCTGGTGTTAATCGGGGCGTTAATGGTGATGCTTGCCCATGCCTTGCAAGCCGCCGCCGCGATTGCCGACGATAACCGCCAGATTGTGTGA
- a CDS encoding IS982 family transposase: protein MLTRLFCAIDDFCQDFHPEWNKTLLTPKGGHRRRHSGLGDSEIMTILVHYHQVGYRTFKWYYERHVKVFLKGYFPQLPSYQRFIELMPRVLLPLTLFMQHRCETGRGIAFIDSTPLKVCENLRIPRHHTFRKDAGRGKSSTGWFYGFKLHLVVDDCGNILSFAVTSGNTDDRKPVPTLLKKVVGKVFGDRGYISKALTESLAEQGVEWITSLKKNMKPVARDTFDTLMLRKRSIIETINDQLKNISQIEHSRHRSLTNYMINIIAGLVAYAYQDKKSALDLKTSALVVI, encoded by the coding sequence ATGCTAACACGGTTATTCTGTGCCATTGACGATTTTTGTCAGGACTTTCATCCCGAATGGAACAAAACGTTATTGACCCCGAAAGGCGGGCATCGTCGTCGCCACAGTGGTCTTGGCGATAGTGAAATTATGACGATTTTGGTGCATTACCACCAAGTGGGGTATCGTACTTTCAAGTGGTATTATGAGCGTCATGTCAAAGTATTTCTTAAGGGTTATTTCCCGCAACTCCCTAGTTATCAACGTTTTATTGAGTTAATGCCGCGTGTTCTTTTGCCACTAACCCTGTTTATGCAGCACCGCTGTGAAACGGGACGAGGTATTGCCTTCATAGACTCTACCCCCTTGAAAGTCTGTGAAAATTTGCGTATTCCACGTCATCACACCTTTCGCAAAGACGCAGGGCGGGGTAAATCGTCAACAGGCTGGTTTTATGGGTTCAAACTTCATTTGGTCGTGGATGACTGCGGCAATATTTTATCGTTTGCCGTTACTTCGGGTAATACCGATGACCGTAAGCCCGTTCCCACGTTGCTGAAAAAAGTGGTCGGCAAAGTCTTTGGTGATCGTGGCTACATTTCCAAGGCATTGACAGAATCGTTGGCAGAGCAAGGGGTTGAATGGATTACCTCGCTGAAGAAAAACATGAAACCCGTGGCGCGTGACACGTTCGATACACTGATGTTGCGTAAACGAAGCATCATCGAAACCATCAATGATCAGTTGAAAAATATTTCACAAATTGAGCATTCACGCCACCGTTCACTCACTAACTATATGATTAACATCATTGCTGGCTTGGTGGCTTATGCCTATCAAGATAAAAAATCAGCACTGGATTTAAAAACATCAGCATTGGTTGTGATCTAA
- a CDS encoding IS3 family transposase, translated as MGYTLYTNESGFLYGVLKMTVHLHTLGHMVNVKRVRRLLRTMGLEAVYQKPNTSKPNPEHEIFPYLLRGLVINRCDQVWSTDITYIRLTHGFVYLMAVIDWYSRYVLGWAISTTLEADFCIEAVGELLDSGSCEIFNTDQGAQFTTPRFTAPLLNKGIRVSMDGRGRALDNIFIERLWRTIKYEYVYLQDIQTVQEARTGLQDYFQFYNHRRLHQSLDYRTPAAVYFLGRQDGQEKTDFYQPPVILIS; from the coding sequence ATGGGATACACACTTTACACGAATGAGAGCGGATTCCTATATGGCGTGCTCAAAATGACAGTGCATTTGCATACACTAGGACATATGGTGAACGTAAAGCGGGTGAGGCGGTTATTACGCACGATGGGTTTGGAAGCGGTTTACCAAAAGCCCAACACCAGCAAACCCAACCCTGAACATGAGATTTTCCCTTACCTGCTGCGGGGTTTGGTGATTAATCGCTGCGATCAAGTGTGGAGTACTGACATCACCTATATTCGGCTGACACACGGCTTTGTCTACCTGATGGCAGTGATCGACTGGTACAGCCGTTATGTATTGGGATGGGCAATCAGTACCACATTGGAAGCTGATTTTTGCATTGAAGCGGTTGGTGAGTTGCTAGATAGCGGATCGTGTGAAATCTTCAATACTGACCAAGGCGCACAATTCACGACACCTCGTTTCACTGCGCCGCTGCTCAACAAAGGTATCCGTGTCAGTATGGACGGACGAGGACGCGCACTGGACAATATTTTTATTGAACGGCTGTGGCGAACAATCAAATATGAATATGTTTATTTGCAGGACATACAGACGGTGCAGGAGGCAAGGACAGGTTTGCAGGACTACTTCCAATTCTACAACCACCGACGCTTGCACCAGTCTTTGGACTATCGCACACCTGCTGCTGTGTATTTTTTAGGACGGCAGGATGGGCAGGAGAAGACAGATTTTTATCAACCACCCGTTATCTTAATTTCTTGA
- a CDS encoding PGN_0703 family putative restriction endonuclease — translation MHIKDFIGNISTSDSSRTKRARIHQGWWRAFVLKQPAGQHPIKKDMTVCNVLPVQTAGYSNFITESIGDLAERTAKEHNNTKSAGMMEMNRLKTNLLSSQPLCFNFFGLLALDRELGLKTIKAFFPEITGFSGVKFEYAPSPKEEYTNDNSAFDVALEVSIGDQQGLIGIECKYTEPFSPHEYRKSDYENIHNASNNFLASYEVLTSSTFNQLYRNQLIAEALLQKGHYQFVKTALFCSPDDENAKNVGNEFGKMLKSGFTVIDFFEYITAMQKLDLTPTQRKNTMMLWARYMAHELSHAASLEY, via the coding sequence GTGCATATTAAAGACTTTATTGGCAATATTTCCACATCCGATAGCTCTCGAACCAAACGAGCGCGTATCCATCAGGGTTGGTGGCGAGCCTTCGTCCTAAAGCAACCCGCCGGACAACATCCTATCAAAAAAGATATGACGGTATGCAATGTATTACCCGTTCAAACGGCTGGCTATAGCAATTTTATAACGGAAAGTATCGGTGATCTGGCTGAACGTACAGCAAAAGAACATAACAACACAAAGTCTGCCGGAATGATGGAAATGAATCGCCTGAAAACCAACCTACTTTCCAGCCAACCGCTGTGTTTCAATTTCTTTGGGCTTCTAGCACTAGACCGTGAGCTTGGTCTGAAAACCATTAAAGCTTTTTTTCCCGAAATAACGGGATTTTCAGGCGTAAAATTTGAATATGCGCCATCACCAAAGGAAGAATACACCAATGACAATTCAGCTTTTGACGTTGCATTGGAGGTATCCATCGGTGATCAACAAGGTCTCATTGGGATTGAATGCAAGTATACTGAACCGTTTTCTCCGCACGAGTACAGAAAGTCTGACTATGAAAATATCCACAATGCGAGCAATAATTTTCTTGCCAGTTATGAGGTGTTGACCAGTAGCACATTCAATCAGCTCTATAGAAATCAACTCATTGCCGAAGCATTACTGCAAAAGGGTCATTATCAATTTGTGAAAACGGCACTCTTCTGTTCACCTGATGACGAAAATGCCAAAAATGTGGGTAATGAGTTTGGTAAAATGCTCAAAAGCGGCTTCACCGTTATCGACTTTTTTGAATACATTACCGCCATGCAAAAACTTGATCTCACGCCTACTCAACGAAAAAACACTATGATGTTGTGGGCGCGGTATATGGCGCATGAATTAAGTCACGCTGCTTCGTTAGAGTATTAA